A single window of Cellulomonas sp. NTE-D12 DNA harbors:
- a CDS encoding ABC transporter permease has protein sequence MTTTTAAPTVSTALATPRVSALRQLPLLLRWQARRMASALPLLVLVQILLSVATVIGYGLLVGQPAPAEALYLATGAPTVSLVMVGLVMTPQLVVQSRTEGSADWMRTLPVPRELFLAADLLVWTLIALPGVVLGVLAGVLRFHVHLAPTWWLLPTALVVSLTAAAVGYAMAWLLPGTIAQLMSQVLVFVVLLFSPVSFPADRMPAWLQHAHHWLPIQPMAEAVRAGLAPGSFTVPGRSVAVMLTWCVVCVAGAAFALRRRA, from the coding sequence ATGACGACGACGACCGCGGCACCCACCGTGTCGACCGCGCTGGCGACACCCCGCGTCTCGGCGTTGCGGCAGCTGCCCCTGCTGCTGCGCTGGCAGGCCCGCCGGATGGCCTCCGCGCTCCCCCTGCTGGTGCTGGTGCAGATCCTGCTGTCCGTCGCGACGGTGATCGGGTACGGGCTGCTCGTCGGCCAGCCGGCGCCGGCCGAGGCGTTGTACCTGGCCACCGGCGCGCCGACCGTCTCGCTGGTCATGGTCGGGCTGGTGATGACGCCCCAGCTGGTGGTGCAGTCCCGCACGGAGGGCAGCGCCGACTGGATGCGGACGCTCCCCGTCCCGCGAGAGCTGTTCCTGGCGGCGGACCTGCTGGTGTGGACGCTGATCGCGCTGCCCGGCGTGGTGCTCGGTGTGCTCGCCGGGGTGCTGCGGTTCCACGTGCACCTCGCGCCGACGTGGTGGCTGTTGCCGACGGCGCTCGTCGTCTCGCTGACGGCCGCCGCGGTCGGCTACGCCATGGCCTGGCTGCTGCCGGGCACCATCGCCCAGCTGATGTCGCAGGTGCTCGTCTTCGTGGTGCTGCTGTTCTCGCCCGTCAGCTTCCCGGCGGACCGGATGCCGGCCTGGCTGCAGCACGCCCACCACTGGCTGCCGATCCAGCCGATGGCCGAGGCGGTGCGGGCCGGCCTGGCGCCCGGGTCGTTCACGGTGCCCGGCCGGTCGGTCGCGGTGATGCTGACCTGGTGCGTCGTCTGCGTCGCCGGCGCCGCGTTCGCCCTGCGCCGGCGCGCCTGA
- the istB gene encoding IS21-like element helper ATPase IstB has product MTTKTPTRDVTSELAFLTRALKAPTLRDAVDRLAERARAESWTHEEFLAACLQREVAAREAHGGEGRIRAARFPARKSLEDFDFDHARGLARDQIAHLGTLDFVTARENVVFLGPPGTGKTHLATGLAVRACQAGHRVQFATASEWVDRLATAHHDGRLQDELRRLGRYPLIVIDEVGYIPFEPEAANLFFQLVSARYERASLIVTSNKPFGRWGEVFGDDTVAAAMIDRLVHHADVIALKGDSYRLKNRDLGRPPAATTD; this is encoded by the coding sequence ATGACCACCAAGACCCCGACCAGGGACGTGACCAGCGAGCTCGCGTTCCTGACCCGAGCGCTGAAGGCCCCGACCCTGCGGGACGCAGTCGACCGGCTCGCCGAGCGGGCCCGCGCCGAGTCCTGGACCCACGAAGAGTTCCTGGCCGCCTGCCTGCAACGCGAGGTCGCCGCCCGCGAGGCCCACGGCGGGGAAGGACGCATCCGCGCCGCGAGGTTTCCGGCCCGCAAGTCCCTGGAGGACTTCGACTTCGACCACGCCCGCGGCCTGGCCCGCGACCAGATCGCCCACCTGGGCACCCTGGACTTCGTCACGGCCCGGGAGAACGTGGTGTTCCTCGGCCCGCCCGGCACCGGCAAGACCCACCTGGCCACCGGCCTGGCCGTCCGGGCCTGCCAGGCCGGCCACCGCGTCCAGTTCGCCACCGCCTCCGAATGGGTCGACCGGCTCGCCACCGCTCACCACGACGGGCGCCTGCAAGACGAGCTACGCCGGCTGGGTCGCTACCCCCTGATCGTGATCGACGAGGTCGGCTACATCCCCTTCGAGCCCGAGGCCGCGAACCTGTTCTTCCAACTCGTCTCAGCCCGCTACGAACGGGCCTCCCTGATCGTCACCTCCAACAAGCCGTTCGGCCGCTGGGGCGAGGTCTTCGGCGACGACACCGTCGCCGCAGCGATGATCGACCGCCTCGTCCACCACGCCGACGTCATCGCCCTCAAAGGCGACTCCTACCGCCTCAAGAACCGCGACCTCGGCCGCCCACCCGCGGCCACCACGGACTGA
- a CDS encoding ABC transporter ATP-binding protein, whose protein sequence is MDAVLEVHGLRKRFVRRGHVVQANAGVDLRVAPGQVVGLLGHNGAGKTTLVNQVVGLTRPDSGSVRVCGVDAVARPDLARRLVSVQAQANVPITGLTPARAVELVGRIRGARPAVARHRTSELLESLDLMPWARTPAEKVSGGVARLTAFAMTAVAPGRLVVLDEPTNDVDPVRRRLLWAQIRRLADEGSGVLLVTHNVREAERVVDRLVVLDQGRVLADETPAAITARRGGTLTLELDLAPGRHPLTPDGLVLVDRGRLRATAAVPAAHAAAAVQWASDELAAGRLERYALAPASLEDVYVELVGEGSGDGAEASAAGAADEATEVAA, encoded by the coding sequence ATGGACGCAGTGCTGGAGGTGCACGGGCTGCGCAAGCGGTTCGTCCGGAGGGGGCACGTGGTGCAGGCGAACGCCGGGGTCGACCTGCGGGTCGCGCCGGGGCAGGTGGTCGGGCTCCTGGGCCACAACGGCGCCGGCAAGACGACGCTCGTCAACCAGGTCGTCGGGCTCACCCGGCCCGACTCCGGCTCCGTGCGGGTGTGCGGTGTCGACGCGGTGGCCCGGCCGGATCTCGCGCGACGGCTGGTCAGCGTGCAGGCGCAGGCCAACGTGCCCATCACCGGGCTGACGCCGGCCCGTGCGGTCGAGCTGGTCGGCCGCATCCGCGGCGCCCGGCCCGCCGTCGCCCGGCACCGCACGTCCGAGCTGCTCGAGTCCCTGGACCTGATGCCGTGGGCACGCACGCCGGCCGAGAAGGTGTCCGGAGGCGTGGCGCGGCTGACGGCGTTCGCCATGACGGCCGTGGCGCCCGGTCGTCTCGTGGTGCTCGACGAGCCGACCAACGACGTCGACCCCGTCCGGCGCCGCCTGCTCTGGGCCCAGATCCGGCGGCTGGCCGACGAGGGGTCCGGCGTGCTGCTGGTCACCCACAACGTCCGGGAGGCGGAGCGCGTGGTCGACCGGCTGGTGGTGCTGGACCAGGGACGGGTTCTCGCCGACGAGACGCCGGCGGCCATCACGGCCCGACGCGGCGGCACCCTGACCCTGGAGCTGGACCTCGCACCGGGCCGGCACCCGCTGACGCCGGACGGGCTCGTCCTGGTGGACCGCGGACGTCTGCGCGCCACCGCGGCCGTCCCGGCGGCGCACGCCGCCGCGGCCGTCCAGTGGGCGTCCGACGAGCTCGCCGCCGGGCGTCTCGAGCGGTACGCCCTGGCACCGGCCTCGCTGGAGGACGTCTACGTGGAGCTGGTGGGAGAGGGCTCCGGCGACGGGGCCGAGGCGTCCGCTGCGGGTGCCGCCGACGAGGCGACGGAGGTGGCGGCATGA
- a CDS encoding DUF2207 domain-containing protein gives MSRSRDLRRAAAAALTGVGLVAAVTGGLVASARPATAAPHAAVTTGLATTAPTSIETASAGLSHRPGDMTAGREVTRYDVRADVGADGRTRVTIDLDFDFGNDPGHGPYLTLTTRQRYDDSHDRLYQYSDITASSPTGAPAHVNKENDRDAIVLRIGDPKNGDVQGVQTYRIAYTVDGWVNPANSQHSGDELYWNVIGSGWVVPISHLSLVVTGPASAVGAACYVGSYGSTDPCTSAAVQGTGGRFTQDVVDVGQQWSVVTGWPAGTFRSQPILGPRYDPTAALEPFSVAGGAALVVLVLGAVVVVRRVLRTGRDQAYLGLTPGLRPASGQQVATGLRDRQAVAVQFTPPEGTGPGAVGTLVDERANAVDVTATLVDLAVRGYLRIEEVPRRDPSKKPKDWTLVQLREAGPELLSFETALLGSVFAGRQQVRLSELRTTFAASMAAVQSSLYQHVTERGWFRSDPQAVRNRWRVSGGLLSAGGIIALVAPLTARVQVRGVSLIGVAILPVGLLTLVLARRAPARTADGTAVLAQALGFRQYLATAEANQIRFEEGQDIFSRYLPYAIVFGLADRWARVFAELAARGRVVPQPTWYTGYYNVGAGMFWAQSFAGAMDRFSTIATQSLSAPTPGSSGGSGFGGGGFSGGGVGGGGGGGW, from the coding sequence GTGAGCAGGAGCAGGGACCTGAGGCGTGCCGCGGCGGCTGCGCTGACGGGAGTCGGGCTCGTCGCCGCCGTCACCGGGGGTCTGGTCGCGAGCGCCCGGCCCGCCACAGCAGCGCCGCACGCGGCGGTGACCACAGGGCTGGCCACCACGGCGCCGACGAGCATCGAGACCGCCTCCGCGGGGCTCTCGCACCGGCCCGGGGACATGACCGCCGGCCGGGAGGTGACGCGGTACGACGTCCGGGCGGACGTCGGCGCGGACGGTCGCACCCGGGTGACCATCGACCTGGACTTCGACTTCGGCAACGATCCCGGGCACGGCCCGTACCTGACGCTGACGACGCGGCAGCGGTACGACGACTCCCACGACCGCCTGTACCAGTACTCCGACATCACCGCGTCGAGCCCGACCGGGGCACCGGCCCACGTGAACAAGGAGAACGACCGGGACGCGATCGTCCTGCGGATCGGCGACCCGAAGAACGGCGACGTGCAGGGCGTGCAGACCTACCGGATCGCCTACACGGTGGACGGCTGGGTGAACCCCGCGAACAGCCAGCACAGCGGTGACGAGCTGTACTGGAACGTGATCGGGTCCGGCTGGGTGGTGCCGATCTCGCACCTGTCGCTGGTGGTGACCGGGCCTGCGTCGGCGGTGGGCGCCGCCTGCTACGTCGGCAGCTACGGCAGCACCGACCCGTGCACGTCGGCCGCGGTGCAGGGCACCGGCGGCCGGTTCACGCAGGACGTGGTGGACGTCGGCCAGCAGTGGTCGGTGGTCACCGGGTGGCCGGCCGGCACGTTCCGTTCCCAGCCGATCCTGGGTCCGCGGTACGACCCCACGGCAGCCCTCGAACCGTTCAGCGTCGCCGGCGGGGCGGCGCTGGTGGTGCTGGTGCTCGGTGCCGTGGTGGTGGTGCGGCGCGTGCTGCGGACGGGCCGGGACCAGGCGTACCTCGGGCTGACGCCGGGGCTGCGGCCGGCCTCCGGTCAGCAGGTGGCGACCGGGCTGCGGGACAGGCAGGCCGTCGCGGTGCAGTTCACACCTCCGGAGGGCACCGGCCCCGGCGCGGTCGGGACCCTCGTGGACGAGCGGGCGAACGCGGTGGACGTCACCGCGACCCTCGTCGACCTCGCCGTCCGCGGCTACCTGCGCATCGAGGAGGTGCCGCGCCGCGACCCGAGCAAGAAGCCGAAGGACTGGACGCTCGTGCAGCTGCGCGAGGCGGGCCCCGAGCTGCTGTCGTTCGAGACCGCGCTGCTCGGCTCCGTGTTCGCCGGCCGCCAGCAGGTCCGGCTGTCGGAGCTGCGGACGACGTTCGCCGCGTCGATGGCGGCGGTGCAGAGCAGCCTCTACCAGCACGTCACGGAGCGCGGCTGGTTCCGCAGCGACCCGCAGGCGGTGCGGAACCGGTGGCGGGTGAGCGGCGGCCTGCTGTCGGCGGGCGGCATCATCGCGCTGGTCGCGCCGCTGACCGCGCGGGTGCAGGTGCGCGGCGTCTCGCTGATCGGCGTCGCGATCCTGCCGGTCGGCCTGCTGACGCTGGTGCTGGCGCGACGTGCGCCGGCGCGGACCGCGGACGGGACGGCCGTGCTGGCGCAGGCGCTCGGCTTCCGGCAGTACCTGGCCACGGCCGAGGCGAACCAGATCCGGTTCGAGGAGGGCCAGGACATCTTCAGCCGGTACCTGCCCTACGCCATCGTGTTCGGGCTGGCCGACCGCTGGGCCCGGGTGTTCGCCGAGCTGGCGGCCCGGGGCCGGGTGGTCCCGCAGCCCACCTGGTACACGGGGTACTACAACGTCGGCGCCGGCATGTTCTGGGCGCAGAGCTTCGCGGGGGCGATGGACCGGTTCTCGACGATCGCGACGCAGTCGCTGTCCGCACCGACGCCGGGGTCGTCCGGCGGGTCCGGGTTCGGTGGCGGCGGCTTCTCCGGCGGGGGCGTCGGCGGCGGGGGTGGCGGGGGCTGGTAG
- a CDS encoding trypsin-like peptidase domain-containing protein: protein MVTVDVTVTAAGEVDGMSEQEPQQVGAGADDAVQAQQPAGGPVAEPVVQPIAAPPAATPPVDGDAVHGEPVPPVDRDPYAVPADGGYPVAPAVGDVALAVDPRRRTRRRRAILGSSAAAVIAAALVVGAAVHPGAVPTGTAATATDERAPWSWSQHGYGDSGRGGFVPSAPGSSSDGRSSDGSGAASSDGTTTSGATTATATQQVGVVTITSQLGYENATSAGTGMILTADGVVLTNNHVVENATAIRVTVESTGTSYTATVLGTDKKADVAVLKLQGASGLTPVTLDTAGVSGGEAVTAIGNAEGTGTLVAAAGSVTATDQTMTASTDSATAETLSGLIEFSASVVSGDSGGPVLDSNGQVVGITTAASSGPGSTVAYAIDIQDAMAIAKQIEAGQGSSDIVIGYPAFLGVSIGSSAQTRGLPGDTSGSTGTTSGATIVGVIAGTPAADAGLVAGDTITKVGSTTVTSSDQLSTVLAGHKPGDKVTITWTAASTGASHTATVTLATGPVA from the coding sequence ATGGTCACCGTCGACGTCACGGTGACGGCGGCGGGGGAGGTGGACGGGATGTCCGAGCAGGAACCGCAGCAGGTGGGTGCAGGGGCCGACGACGCCGTGCAGGCGCAGCAGCCGGCCGGTGGACCGGTCGCGGAGCCGGTGGTGCAGCCGATCGCCGCCCCGCCCGCTGCGACGCCCCCGGTCGACGGCGACGCGGTGCACGGCGAGCCCGTGCCGCCCGTCGACCGCGACCCGTACGCCGTCCCCGCCGACGGTGGCTACCCGGTGGCCCCTGCGGTCGGGGACGTGGCGCTCGCGGTCGACCCGCGGCGGCGCACGCGTCGTCGTCGGGCGATCCTGGGCAGCTCCGCCGCCGCCGTGATCGCCGCGGCGCTCGTCGTCGGCGCTGCGGTGCACCCCGGGGCCGTTCCGACCGGCACCGCGGCGACCGCGACCGACGAGCGCGCGCCGTGGAGCTGGTCGCAGCACGGGTACGGCGACTCCGGACGCGGCGGGTTCGTCCCCAGCGCCCCCGGCTCGTCGTCTGACGGCAGGTCGTCCGACGGGTCGGGCGCGGCGTCGTCGGACGGCACCACCACGTCGGGCGCCACGACCGCGACCGCGACGCAGCAGGTGGGCGTGGTGACGATCACCAGCCAGCTGGGCTACGAGAACGCGACCTCCGCCGGCACCGGCATGATCCTCACCGCGGACGGCGTGGTGCTGACCAACAACCACGTCGTGGAGAACGCCACGGCGATCCGGGTGACCGTGGAGAGCACCGGCACGAGCTACACGGCGACGGTGCTCGGCACCGACAAGAAGGCCGACGTGGCCGTGCTCAAGCTGCAGGGCGCCAGCGGCCTGACGCCGGTCACCCTGGACACCGCGGGTGTGAGCGGCGGCGAAGCGGTGACGGCGATCGGCAACGCCGAGGGCACCGGCACGCTGGTGGCCGCAGCCGGATCCGTCACGGCGACCGACCAGACGATGACGGCGTCGACCGACTCGGCCACCGCTGAGACGCTGTCCGGCCTGATCGAGTTCTCCGCCTCGGTGGTCAGCGGCGACTCCGGTGGTCCCGTGCTCGACTCGAACGGCCAGGTGGTGGGCATCACCACGGCCGCCTCGAGCGGCCCGGGCTCGACCGTCGCCTACGCGATCGACATCCAGGACGCGATGGCCATCGCCAAGCAGATCGAGGCGGGGCAGGGGTCGTCCGACATCGTGATCGGGTACCCGGCGTTCCTCGGGGTGTCCATCGGCTCGTCGGCGCAGACGCGGGGCCTGCCGGGGGACACCAGCGGCTCGACCGGCACGACGAGTGGTGCCACCATCGTCGGCGTGATCGCCGGGACGCCGGCCGCCGACGCCGGGCTGGTGGCGGGCGACACCATCACCAAGGTCGGCAGCACCACCGTCACCTCGTCCGACCAGCTGTCCACCGTCCTGGCCGGCCACAAGCCGGGCGACAAGGTCACCATCACCTGGACCGCGGCAAGCACGGGCGCCAGCCACACGGCCACCGTGACGCTGGCGACGGGTCCGGTCGCTTGA
- a CDS encoding ATP-dependent DNA ligase, translating to MDLPVMPPIDPMLAKVSSSIPPGLLYEPKWDGFRSIVFRDGDAVEIGSRNTKPMQRYFPEVVAGILAQLPERVVVDGEIVVPSTRHTGLDFEALLQRVHPAESRVRLLAAETPARLVLFDVLAVGDDDLRERPFAERRAVLEKLVGPGDVVSVTPQTDDLTQAQRWFEQFEGAGLDGVVAKDAGGTYQPGKRTMTKIKHERTADCVVAGYRLHTSGTDAVGSLLLGLYRPDGVLASVGVVGAFPMARRRELLTELAPLVTTLEDHPWGAMATGRTPREAEHSRWARDRDLSFVPLRPERVVEVAYDHLEGDRFRHTAQFRRWRPDRDPSSCTYAQLEEPVTYDLADVLAGR from the coding sequence ATGGACCTGCCGGTGATGCCGCCGATCGACCCGATGCTGGCCAAGGTCTCGTCGTCGATCCCGCCCGGACTGCTGTACGAGCCCAAGTGGGACGGCTTCCGCTCGATCGTGTTCCGGGACGGCGACGCGGTGGAGATCGGCTCGCGCAACACCAAGCCGATGCAGCGGTACTTCCCCGAGGTGGTCGCCGGGATCCTGGCGCAGCTGCCGGAGCGGGTGGTGGTCGACGGAGAGATCGTCGTCCCCTCGACCCGGCACACCGGGCTCGACTTCGAGGCGCTGCTGCAGCGCGTGCACCCCGCCGAGTCCCGGGTGCGGCTGCTCGCCGCGGAGACGCCCGCGCGGCTGGTGCTGTTCGACGTGCTGGCGGTGGGGGACGACGACCTGCGGGAGCGGCCGTTCGCCGAGCGCCGTGCGGTCCTCGAGAAGCTGGTCGGACCGGGTGACGTGGTGTCCGTCACGCCGCAGACCGACGACCTCACGCAGGCTCAGCGGTGGTTCGAGCAGTTCGAGGGCGCCGGGCTGGACGGCGTGGTGGCCAAGGATGCCGGCGGCACCTACCAGCCGGGCAAGCGCACGATGACCAAGATCAAGCACGAGCGGACGGCCGACTGCGTGGTGGCCGGGTACCGGCTGCACACGTCGGGCACGGACGCCGTCGGGTCGCTGCTGCTGGGGCTGTACCGGCCGGACGGGGTGCTGGCGTCGGTCGGCGTGGTCGGCGCGTTCCCGATGGCGCGCCGACGGGAGCTGCTCACCGAGCTCGCACCCCTGGTCACCACCCTCGAGGACCACCCGTGGGGGGCGATGGCGACGGGTCGCACGCCGCGCGAGGCCGAGCACAGCCGGTGGGCGCGGGACCGGGACCTCTCGTTCGTCCCGCTGCGTCCCGAGCGGGTGGTCGAGGTGGCGTACGACCACCTGGAGGGCGACCGGTTCCGGCACACCGCGCAGTTCCGGCGGTGGCGGCCGGACCGCGACCCCTCCAGCTGCACCTATGCGCAGCTGGAGGAGCCGGTCACCTACGACCTGGCGGACGTGCTGGCCGGTCGCTGA
- a CDS encoding site-specific integrase, translated as MASLRERRRADGSIAYAVLWRDPRTGRQSSMTYASRNEARVAMELLEAAHGHAKDAAEIAASISVSPQSAHVGIAAASTPSAAPSAFPAVAPSGPTIAALVREHIDLLTGIGPNARASYGRYLRHHIGPLLGASPVTAVGYREVAGFISGLAAKGLSPKTIANIHGLLSASMTTAVRLGYRPDNPCVGVSLPKSQLTHDEMTVLTRDEFALLISKVAPFYQPLVLTLVATGLRFGEATALTPSDVDVLARPATIRVTKAWKRDEDSRYYVGPPKTRRARRTISLPDELVDVLLPLLASKAPDELLFPNTVGQWLSSSRFWTSTWTPALDAACNPHKPDGSPDPDAPRLTKRPRVHDLRHTHASWMLAAGTDLFVLQRRLGHESITTTTETYAHLMPDQQKAAADAAAKALSGLVPARAQPMTSPMSRAAVTPSLVALRADGVSAAQD; from the coding sequence ATGGCGTCCCTTCGCGAGCGTCGTCGTGCCGACGGCAGCATCGCCTACGCGGTGCTCTGGCGCGACCCCCGCACGGGGCGCCAGTCATCCATGACCTACGCCTCGCGCAACGAGGCTCGGGTGGCGATGGAGCTGCTCGAGGCGGCCCACGGACACGCCAAGGACGCGGCAGAGATTGCCGCGTCCATTTCTGTGTCTCCACAATCAGCGCACGTCGGTATTGCGGCGGCATCGACGCCGAGTGCTGCGCCATCCGCATTCCCGGCTGTGGCGCCCAGCGGCCCGACGATCGCGGCTTTGGTTCGGGAGCACATCGACCTGCTCACCGGGATCGGCCCGAACGCGCGAGCGTCGTACGGGCGGTACCTGCGCCACCACATCGGGCCGCTGCTCGGTGCCTCGCCGGTGACCGCCGTCGGTTACCGCGAGGTCGCGGGCTTCATCAGCGGGCTGGCGGCGAAGGGGTTGTCACCGAAGACGATCGCGAACATCCACGGGCTGCTGTCGGCGTCGATGACGACTGCCGTGCGGTTGGGCTACCGGCCTGACAACCCGTGTGTCGGTGTGTCCCTGCCCAAGTCGCAGCTGACGCACGACGAGATGACGGTGCTGACGCGCGACGAGTTCGCGCTCCTGATCTCCAAGGTCGCGCCGTTCTACCAGCCGTTGGTGCTCACCCTGGTGGCGACCGGCCTCCGCTTCGGCGAGGCGACCGCGCTGACCCCGTCCGATGTGGACGTCTTGGCACGGCCGGCGACGATCCGCGTGACGAAGGCCTGGAAGCGCGACGAGGACTCCCGGTACTACGTCGGGCCGCCGAAGACCCGGCGGGCGCGGCGGACCATCTCGCTGCCCGACGAGCTGGTCGACGTGCTGCTGCCGCTGCTGGCGAGCAAGGCGCCCGACGAGCTGCTGTTCCCCAACACGGTGGGGCAGTGGCTGTCGTCGTCCCGCTTCTGGACCTCGACGTGGACGCCGGCGCTCGACGCGGCGTGCAACCCGCATAAGCCCGACGGTTCGCCGGATCCCGACGCGCCGCGGCTGACGAAGCGGCCGCGCGTGCACGACCTGCGGCACACGCACGCGTCGTGGATGCTCGCCGCGGGGACCGACCTGTTCGTGCTGCAACGCCGGCTGGGCCACGAGTCGATCACCACGACCACCGAGACGTACGCGCACCTGATGCCGGACCAGCAGAAGGCCGCCGCCGATGCTGCGGCGAAGGCGCTGAGCGGGCTTGTCCCAGCCCGAGCGCAACCCATGACGAGCCCAATGTCGCGGGCGGCGGTGACTCCCTCGCTGGTGGCACTGAGGGCCGATGGGGTTTCGGCCGCGCAAGACTGA
- a CDS encoding type IV toxin-antitoxin system AbiEi family antitoxin, which yields MSESFLDELREVLVLSGTSAAEQYGLAEDAARVEGYCEAEKAAELRAKLRLVDDERGNVTLRATRFARVVNVGLRTVPTAVVAVDLAESYEARERDAGLRAVEGLLR from the coding sequence GTGAGCGAGTCGTTTCTCGACGAGCTACGGGAGGTGCTCGTGCTGTCCGGAACCAGTGCGGCCGAGCAGTACGGCCTGGCGGAGGACGCGGCGCGCGTGGAGGGGTACTGCGAAGCCGAGAAGGCGGCCGAGCTTCGCGCGAAGTTACGGCTCGTCGACGACGAGCGCGGCAACGTCACCCTGCGGGCGACACGTTTCGCACGCGTGGTGAACGTCGGTTTGCGGACCGTGCCAACGGCAGTCGTCGCCGTCGACCTAGCCGAGTCGTACGAGGCTCGCGAGCGGGACGCCGGCCTCCGTGCGGTCGAGGGTCTCCTGCGATGA
- a CDS encoding TetR/AcrR family transcriptional regulator, with protein MARSRDPRDWDDDETVSAASRALVDAAAVLTRAMSLGAAAAGEQVSDTLSRTLKDASRELAEASAQLGRHAGERRRRAKVERTRADLLAAARRVFAAKGYEGAAVGDIAAEAGYTKGALYSNFESKEAIFLEIARELTEQEAVETSGWTPADLRRHLAVRVPDDDLLTRMLLTLELYTYAVRHPEAQAELAPLARGSMDVLARLVHTARSGAPGEPTRADRDTALGLAAVHLLAVVAGPLLGDADEVAGTADRLVQRLLAEG; from the coding sequence ATGGCGCGCTCACGGGACCCCCGGGACTGGGACGACGACGAGACGGTGAGCGCGGCCTCGCGCGCCCTCGTCGACGCCGCAGCCGTGCTCACCCGCGCGATGAGCCTCGGCGCCGCGGCCGCGGGGGAGCAGGTCAGCGACACGCTCTCCCGGACGCTGAAGGACGCCTCTCGCGAGCTGGCGGAGGCGTCCGCCCAGCTGGGTCGTCACGCGGGTGAGCGTCGGCGCCGCGCGAAGGTGGAGCGCACCCGTGCCGACCTGCTGGCCGCCGCGCGCCGGGTGTTCGCCGCCAAGGGCTACGAGGGCGCGGCGGTGGGGGACATCGCCGCGGAGGCCGGCTACACCAAGGGGGCGCTGTACTCGAACTTCGAGTCGAAGGAGGCCATCTTCCTCGAGATCGCCCGCGAGCTCACGGAGCAGGAGGCGGTGGAGACGTCGGGCTGGACACCGGCGGACCTGCGGCGCCACCTCGCGGTGCGGGTGCCCGACGACGACCTGCTGACCCGCATGCTGCTGACCCTGGAGCTGTACACCTACGCCGTGCGGCACCCGGAGGCACAGGCCGAGCTGGCCCCGCTGGCTCGTGGGTCGATGGACGTGCTGGCCCGGTTGGTGCACACCGCGCGGAGCGGCGCACCGGGTGAACCGACCCGTGCGGACCGGGACACCGCCCTGGGACTGGCGGCCGTGCACCTGCTCGCGGTCGTGGCTGGCCCGCTGCTGGGTGATGCTGACGAGGTGGCCGGTACCGCGGACCGGCTGGTGCAGCGCCTGCTCGCCGAGGGCTAG